A window of Anaerolineae bacterium genomic DNA:
GCACGATTGCCCATTCATCCCCCTCCGGCATGGCGTGGTTCCACCACGGAGTATACTGCCTTTAGGAGCGCATGTCAAACCACTATCGCGCCTTGCGCCGGAAGCAGGTGACAGTCACCGATGGGGTGACTGTCACCTGAGGCGTATGGCAATATCAACACGCCGGCGCGCTGCTCGGGACGTGGCGCACCTGCTCCAGGTGCACCCGGCTGGATTCATACACCTCTTCCTCCCGGTGCGCCGGCAGTTCCTCCGCCGGCAACCCCACGGCCAGGATCATGGCCAAATGGATGTTCGCCGGCAGGCCCAGCAGTTGCTCCACTCTCTCTAACGCATCCGGATTGCCGAGCCACGGCATCAACCAGGCCGAGCCAAGGCCCAGGGCGGTGGCCACAATCAGCATGGACTGGGCGGCGGCCGCGGCATCCAGGTCCCAGGCCGCCGGCCCATCCTCTTCCGCCACCACCGCGATCCAGACCGGCGCGCCGGCCAGCGAGGGCTTCAGCCGCAGGGCGCTGGCAATCTCTTGTTTGACCTCCGCATCCCGCAGGATGATGAAGTGCCAGGGCCGTTGATGAAACCGCGTGGGCGCCAGCATGCCGGCGGTCAGGATATGATTCAGCGCGCTCTCCGGGACAGGTGTGTCCTGGAATGCCGTATGGGTGCGGCGGGCCAATATGGTGCGCAACATTTGCGTGCCCTTTCGCGTTCTCATTGCTTGCCTCCTTCAGAGCGGTACTGCGGGAAGGGAACCTGCCGGCGGTTGCCCCATTTCCCCTCATGCACACGGGTGGAAAAAACGTACGGGTCCAGCACGTGGGGCGGTCGCTGTTCGGCCGGCTTGCCCACCGCCACAAAGGCGAACAGCTCCCATCCCTCCGGGATGTAGAGCGTCCGGCAGGCTTCCACCTGTCCCGGTGTCCATTTCGAATCCACCGTGCCGATCCAGGTGGCGCCCAGGCCCATGGCCGTGGCCTGCAGAAGGGTGTTCATCACCGCGGCGCTGAGGTCCATGCGCCAGGCCGGCGATGCACCCACATCGGCCAGGAAGGCGATCCAGGCCGGCGCTTCGGCCAACTGCGGATGGACGCGGAATGCCTCGGCGATCCTCCTTTTAACCTCCGCGTCTCGGATGACCACAAAGTGCCAGGGTTTGCGTCCCATCAGGGAAGGGGCGGCCATCGCCGCAGTCAGCAGTCGCTGGATGGCGTCATCGGATATGTCTGTGGTTGTGAATCGGCGCAGGGTGCGCCGCTGTTGAATGACCTCGATTGCGCTGTACATGGTACGGCTCTCCTCTTTTTGCGGAGACATGTGGGCCGGCGGCACGCCGCCGGCATACAGCCCTCTATACTCGCTAATAGTATAGCACTTTTCTAAAGAATTGTCAATAGTTGCATCGGTTGACCGACAGCAAGTTTCATGCTACTTTTGATGCGTCCGAACACATCAGTCCAGTGGAGGATGCCATGAAGCGCGAGGAGTACATTGCGGTTGCCAGGGGGGAGCGGCCGGCCGACCTGCTCCTGCGCAATACCCAGCTGGTCAACGTGCTCACCGGGGAAGTTCATCCCGCCGATATCGCCATCGCCGGCGGTTATGTCATCGGTTGGGGGGACTACCAGGCGCGGGAAGTGATAGACCTGGCCGGCGCGTTCGTCTGCCCGGGATTTATTGACGCCCATGTGCATCTGGAAAGCTCCATGGTGACGCCGGCACAGTTCGCCCGCGCCGTCGTGCCTCGCGGCACCACGACGGTCATCGCTGATCCCCATGAGATCGCCAATGTGCTGGGGGTGGAGGGCATCCGCTACATCCTGCGCGCCAGCGAAGGCATTCCCCTGCGGGTCTTTGTGATGGTCTCCTCCTGTGTGCCGGCCACGCATATGGAAACCGCCGGCGCCAGTGTTACGCCGGCGGATGTTCGCGCCCTGCTCGGGGAGCGGCGCGTGTTGGGCCTGGCGGAAATGATGAATTATCCCGGTGTGCTGTTCCGCCTGCCGGCGGTGCTGGAGATGCTGGAGGCCGCCGGCGATCTGCCCATTGACGGGCACGCCCCCGGCCTCAGCGGGAAGGACCTGCATGCCTATATCGGCGCCGGCATCCGCTCGGACCACGAATGCACCACGACGCAGGAGGCGCTGGAAAAGGCGCGCGCCGGCATGCACGTCCATATCCGCGAGGGCACCGCCGCCCGCAACCTGTTGGACCTATTGCCGGCGGTGACGCCGCAGCACGCCGGCATGTTCTCGTTCTGCACCGATGACCGCCACCCGGCGGAATTACTGCGCGAGGGCCATCTGGACGATATCGTGCGCAAGGCCATCGCCGCCGGCCTGCCCCCCATTGCCGCCATACAGATGGCGACCATCCATACGGCGCGCCATTACCGGCTGTGGGAGCTGGGCGCGGTGGCACCGGGGTATCGCGCGGACCTGGTGGTGCTGGAGGACCTGGAAAAGGTACAGCCGGCGATGGTGTTCCAGGACGGCCGGTTAGTGGCGCGAGACGGCAAATTGGTGGAGGAGCTGGCCCTGCCGCCGGCCCCATCCCTCCCGCCTACCATGCGCATCGCCTGGGAGAGGGTCTCATTTGCCCTGCCAGCGCCGCCGGCGGGAACGGCCGTGCGCGTCATCGGCGTCATCCCGGACCAGATCATCACCCATTCCCTGCGCATGGAGCCAAAGGTCGAGGCCGGCCAGATTGTGGCCGACGTCTCCCGCGATCTGCTGAAGATCGCGGTGGTGGAGCGCCACCACGCCTCGGGCAACGTCGGTGTGGGGCTGGTACAGGGCATGGGGCTCCAGCGCGGCGCCATTGCATCGTCGGTGGCCCATGACAGTCACAATATCGTGGTGGTGGGTGTTGATGACCGATCCATGCACCGGGCGGTCCGCGCTGTCGCTGAGATGGGTGGGGGCCAGGCCGTGGCGGATGGGGGGGAGATCTTGGCGCGGCTCCCTCTGCCCATCGCCGGCCTCATCTCGGACCAGCCGCTGGAAAGGGTGCAGGAGGCCGGCGAGGCGGTTCGTCGGGCCGCCCAGGCGTTGGGATGCACCCTGTCGGACCCGGCCATGACTCTCTCTTTCCTGGCCCTGCCGGTCATTCCCTCGCTGAAAATCACGGATATGGGATTGGTGGATGTGGAGCGCTTCGCTCTCGTGCCGCTGTGGGATTAGCGCCGGCGCATGCCGCCCAGCTTGCGGCGAAGCTCGTCCAGTGGGGAGGTCTGCAGGCCGGCGCGCAACTGCTCCAGCTTGGCCTCCGCGGCGCGCCGGCCGCGCTCCATCATCTCCTCCGCATGTTCCAGGTCCGCCAGGCTGAACTCGATGACGTCGGGGTATATGGTGCAGTCCGCCTGTTGGGCCTCCGCATGGGCGCTCCGCTCCAGGGTATAGAGCGTCAGCATCCACAGCTCCCAGAGATTGCGCGGCCGGGCGTTGCGGGCGTACGGAGGGAGCAGGTTGACGGCGATGACGTAGTCGGCTCCCCAATCGCGCAGGACCTGCACCGGCACGTTGTTCAGCAGTCCGCCGTCCACCAGCAGATGATCGTTCCACTCGACCGGCGTGAAAAGGCCCGGCACCGCACAGCTCGCCCGTACGGCACGCGCCACGCGCCCCTCTTTCAGCACTACTTCCTGAGCGGTCAGCAGGTCCACCGCCA
This region includes:
- a CDS encoding nitroreductase family protein; protein product: MYSAIEVIQQRRTLRRFTTTDISDDAIQRLLTAAMAAPSLMGRKPWHFVVIRDAEVKRRIAEAFRVHPQLAEAPAWIAFLADVGASPAWRMDLSAAVMNTLLQATAMGLGATWIGTVDSKWTPGQVEACRTLYIPEGWELFAFVAVGKPAEQRPPHVLDPYVFSTRVHEGKWGNRRQVPFPQYRSEGGKQ
- the ade gene encoding adenine deaminase, with protein sequence MKREEYIAVARGERPADLLLRNTQLVNVLTGEVHPADIAIAGGYVIGWGDYQAREVIDLAGAFVCPGFIDAHVHLESSMVTPAQFARAVVPRGTTTVIADPHEIANVLGVEGIRYILRASEGIPLRVFVMVSSCVPATHMETAGASVTPADVRALLGERRVLGLAEMMNYPGVLFRLPAVLEMLEAAGDLPIDGHAPGLSGKDLHAYIGAGIRSDHECTTTQEALEKARAGMHVHIREGTAARNLLDLLPAVTPQHAGMFSFCTDDRHPAELLREGHLDDIVRKAIAAGLPPIAAIQMATIHTARHYRLWELGAVAPGYRADLVVLEDLEKVQPAMVFQDGRLVARDGKLVEELALPPAPSLPPTMRIAWERVSFALPAPPAGTAVRVIGVIPDQIITHSLRMEPKVEAGQIVADVSRDLLKIAVVERHHASGNVGVGLVQGMGLQRGAIASSVAHDSHNIVVVGVDDRSMHRAVRAVAEMGGGQAVADGGEILARLPLPIAGLISDQPLERVQEAGEAVRRAAQALGCTLSDPAMTLSFLALPVIPSLKITDMGLVDVERFALVPLWD
- a CDS encoding patatin-like phospholipase family protein — its product is MGLALSGGAARGTAHIGVLEVLEREGIRPDVVAGVSAGSVVGALYCAGYSVEQLKALARDLSWSKLVRLGRPHLGLFDTSRMEAYLEELLAGRTFDQLSIPFLTVAVDLLTAQEVVLKEGRVARAVRASCAVPGLFTPVEWNDHLLVDGGLLNNVPVQVLRDWGADYVIAVNLLPPYARNARPRNLWELWMLTLYTLERSAHAEAQQADCTIYPDVIEFSLADLEHAEEMMERGRRAAEAKLEQLRAGLQTSPLDELRRKLGGMRRR
- a CDS encoding nitroreductase family protein, producing the protein MRTRKGTQMLRTILARRTHTAFQDTPVPESALNHILTAGMLAPTRFHQRPWHFIILRDAEVKQEIASALRLKPSLAGAPVWIAVVAEEDGPAAWDLDAAAAAQSMLIVATALGLGSAWLMPWLGNPDALERVEQLLGLPANIHLAMILAVGLPAEELPAHREEEVYESSRVHLEQVRHVPSSAPAC